One region of Malania oleifera isolate guangnan ecotype guangnan chromosome 6, ASM2987363v1, whole genome shotgun sequence genomic DNA includes:
- the LOC131157804 gene encoding coatomer subunit beta'-2-like isoform X1, whose amino-acid sequence MSLTLKIQKELTHPSARVKSLDVHPSEPWILASLHSGNIFIWNYQSQAMVNSLEVAQRPVRSAKFITSQQWIVTGADDGRIRIYNYNTMDKVKEFEAHTDFIRCMVVHPTLSYLLSSSDDKLIKLWDWEKDWACTQVFEGHHHYVMQVAFDPKDTETFASASLDGTVKLWKLSSPTLSGTLEGHSKGVNCVEFFTDEGKPCLISGSDDYTAKVWDCETKICVKTLEGHTNNVTAVCVHPELPILITTSEDETVRVWHATTYELVNTLSYGLRRAWAIGCIKDSHRVVLGYDEGTIVIKVKADL is encoded by the exons ATG TCTCTCACCCTTAAAATTCAG AAAGAACTTACCCACCCATCAGCAAGAGTGAAATCTCTGGATGTGCATCCATCAGAGCCATG GATTCTAGCAAGTCTGCACTCAGGAAATATATTCATCTGGAATTACCAGTCACAG GCCATGGTGAACTCTCTTGAGGTTGCTCAGCGACCTG TTCGGTCAGCGAAATTCATAACGAGCCAACAGTGGATTGTCACGGGAGCCGATGACGGGCGAATTAGAATATACAATTACAACACCATGGACAAGGTTAAAGAATTCGAAGCGCATACAGATTTCATTAGGTGCATGGTTGTCCACCCTACCCTTTCATACCTTCTGTCATCGTCCGATGACAAACTCATCAAGCTCTGGGATTGGGAGAAGGATTGGGCGTGCACTCAAGTCTTCGAGGGACATCACCATTACGTGATGCAAGTGGCGTTCGATCCAAAAGACACCGAAACCTTTGCAAGTGCGTCGCTCGATGGCACAGTTAAG CTATGGAAGCTTAGCTCTCCCACCCTAAGTGGCACATTGGAAGGCCATTCCAAAGGCGTCAACTGCGTTGAGTTCTTCACGGATGAGGGTAAACCATGTCTGATAAGTGGTTCGGATGATTATACTGCTAAGGTGTGGGATTGTGAAACTAAAATTTGTGTCAAGACACTGGAAGGACACACAAACAATGTGACTGCTGTTTGTGTTCATCCCGAACTTCCCATACTAATAACAACATCTGAGGATGAAACGGTTCGCGTGTGGCACGCGACCACTTACGA GCTTGTCAACACATTGAGCTATGGTCTGCGTAGAGCCTGGGCTATTGGGTGCATTAAAGATTCACATCG GGTTGTTCTTGGGTATGATGAAGGAACCATTGTGATAAAAGTAAAGGCTGATCTGTGA
- the LOC131157804 gene encoding coatomer subunit beta'-2-like isoform X2, whose translation MVNSLEVAQRPVRSAKFITSQQWIVTGADDGRIRIYNYNTMDKVKEFEAHTDFIRCMVVHPTLSYLLSSSDDKLIKLWDWEKDWACTQVFEGHHHYVMQVAFDPKDTETFASASLDGTVKLWKLSSPTLSGTLEGHSKGVNCVEFFTDEGKPCLISGSDDYTAKVWDCETKICVKTLEGHTNNVTAVCVHPELPILITTSEDETVRVWHATTYELVNTLSYGLRRAWAIGCIKDSHRVVLGYDEGTIVIKVKADL comes from the exons ATGGTGAACTCTCTTGAGGTTGCTCAGCGACCTG TTCGGTCAGCGAAATTCATAACGAGCCAACAGTGGATTGTCACGGGAGCCGATGACGGGCGAATTAGAATATACAATTACAACACCATGGACAAGGTTAAAGAATTCGAAGCGCATACAGATTTCATTAGGTGCATGGTTGTCCACCCTACCCTTTCATACCTTCTGTCATCGTCCGATGACAAACTCATCAAGCTCTGGGATTGGGAGAAGGATTGGGCGTGCACTCAAGTCTTCGAGGGACATCACCATTACGTGATGCAAGTGGCGTTCGATCCAAAAGACACCGAAACCTTTGCAAGTGCGTCGCTCGATGGCACAGTTAAG CTATGGAAGCTTAGCTCTCCCACCCTAAGTGGCACATTGGAAGGCCATTCCAAAGGCGTCAACTGCGTTGAGTTCTTCACGGATGAGGGTAAACCATGTCTGATAAGTGGTTCGGATGATTATACTGCTAAGGTGTGGGATTGTGAAACTAAAATTTGTGTCAAGACACTGGAAGGACACACAAACAATGTGACTGCTGTTTGTGTTCATCCCGAACTTCCCATACTAATAACAACATCTGAGGATGAAACGGTTCGCGTGTGGCACGCGACCACTTACGA GCTTGTCAACACATTGAGCTATGGTCTGCGTAGAGCCTGGGCTATTGGGTGCATTAAAGATTCACATCG GGTTGTTCTTGGGTATGATGAAGGAACCATTGTGATAAAAGTAAAGGCTGATCTGTGA